Below is a window of Musa acuminata AAA Group cultivar baxijiao chromosome BXJ3-11, Cavendish_Baxijiao_AAA, whole genome shotgun sequence DNA.
TGATATCTCGGTATCACATAATCAAAATCGACACACCACATGATCGACACTTTAAAATTATGTGACCAACATCTCACTTCTACTTGGgtgtttatgatcatgctaaatcCTTCATATTCGATATAGAACGATTGTACCTAACTCTAAGGAGATGCGTAAACACTTTTGATATTTACTTATGTCATTGAGCATaatgattaaaaattaaatatcaatACAAAAATTCATAGGGACTCTATCTCACTTTCCAATGCATTTAAAGAGATTATATTgaaaataatgatatatatatatatatatatatatatattacaatacTTCACATGTATTCTTCATATTAATATTTATGTAAAGATTTAGATTAGTCACTGTAGTTAACATTAACTAGTTTGGGAAATATATAACATCTTAAATATTCGTAACGTTTAAATTTTTAAGGGTATTAATGTTATTTAAAGGATAGAAATTAACCATAATGACATATATatgcaatttttttatattatccaATGTATATTAatgcacaaaaatatatctaagcTTATATTCGGTGAATGAATATAAAAGATATCTATTTTTCCCTTCCAAAATTAGTCatccattttttatttctttcactTCGAAAAAGGCAATTAAACacgaaatattttatgataattacttcttttcagaaaaaaaaaaaaaaagtaattaccAAACAATATTTCATGTTTGAACGCATTCGGTCTCACCTAAATGGTTAGCGCTCGGACTCGGTCCGGTGCTTGGCTTTAATCCACGTCATTCGTTTGGACGACCGTGATCATTTACGCGTCCTCATTGAAGGGCTCAGATTCACCTTGACTCGTCCAGATCTGCCCGAACAACCCCGTGGGTGTTCTTCGAGGGCGGAGGCGGGTTTCGTTGATGGGACGGAAGCTCGGACCATGGATGGCAGCGATCTCCCGGCGTTGCCCGCCAGCGACTCGTCGGTGCCGCCGCCTAGTGGAGGAGGCGGGGCGGACGGAGCGGAGGGGCCCGCTTGGGGACGCGAAGGTTGCGAAGCCCTCGCTGGGGCGATCGCATCGACGCTGGGTGCCGTGATGAGGGAGTTCGATTCCAGGGCGGAGGGCGTTGACCGGAGCCAGGATGAGCTCTCCACTTCCCTGGATCGCCTCGCCAGAGGTAAATCATGTTGGGCGAATCCTTGGATCTTACTATATTAG
It encodes the following:
- the LOC103972432 gene encoding uncharacterized protein LOC103972432 — translated: MDGSDLPALPASDSSVPPPSGGGGADGAEGPAWGREGCEALAGAIASTLGAVMREFDSRAEGVDRSQDELSTSLDRLARELDKLLEDAPLPFIMQHAAKISAMRRRVSALNLILKSIQRRIDNMDRMLFAGVPTDNHQQIQ